A single region of the Enterobacter cloacae complex sp. R_G8 genome encodes:
- the ldcA gene encoding muramoyltetrapeptide carboxypeptidase, with product MSQFHLIAPSGYCINQEAAQRGVERLLELGYTVENQTIIPRRQQRFAGTEAQRLNDINSLVNLQGENNIVLAVRGGYGASRLLESIDWQGLAKRQQQDPLLICGHSDFTVIQLGLLALHNVVTFSGPMLAGNFGAPELDPFSVEHFWRALKNPTYSVEWQGNGPHWSCEGQLWGGNLAMLVSLIGTPWLPQIDDGILVLEDINEHPFRVERMLLQLYYAGILERQSAVILGSFTGAAPNDYDAGYSLETMVDFIRSRLDIPVITGLDFGHEQQTVTLALGAQATLKHDETGSRLTIGGHPVLKA from the coding sequence ATGTCTCAGTTTCATCTTATCGCGCCGTCCGGGTACTGCATCAACCAGGAGGCGGCACAGCGGGGCGTTGAGCGCTTACTGGAACTCGGTTACACGGTAGAAAATCAGACAATTATCCCCCGCCGCCAGCAACGTTTTGCCGGTACGGAAGCGCAAAGGCTGAATGATATCAACAGCCTGGTAAACCTGCAGGGTGAGAACAACATCGTGCTGGCGGTGCGCGGCGGCTATGGTGCGAGCCGGTTGCTGGAGAGTATTGACTGGCAAGGGCTGGCAAAGCGTCAGCAGCAGGATCCCTTGCTTATCTGCGGCCACAGCGACTTTACCGTAATCCAGCTCGGGCTGCTCGCGCTGCATAACGTGGTGACCTTCAGCGGCCCGATGCTGGCCGGTAATTTCGGGGCACCCGAGCTTGACCCATTTTCGGTGGAACACTTCTGGCGCGCCCTGAAAAACCCGACCTACAGCGTTGAGTGGCAGGGCAACGGGCCGCACTGGTCGTGTGAAGGACAACTCTGGGGCGGAAATCTGGCAATGCTGGTGTCGCTCATCGGAACGCCATGGCTGCCGCAAATTGACGACGGCATTCTGGTGCTGGAAGATATCAATGAACATCCGTTCCGCGTCGAGCGCATGTTATTGCAGCTGTATTACGCCGGTATTCTGGAACGTCAGTCCGCGGTTATTCTTGGCAGTTTTACCGGTGCCGCGCCGAATGACTATGACGCAGGATACTCGCTGGAAACGATGGTCGATTTCATCCGCTCACGCCTTGATATTCCTGTTATTACCGGGCTGGACTTCGGCCACGAGCAGCAAACCGTCACCCTGGCGTTAGGCGCGCAGGCCACCCTGAAGCATGATGAAACGGGCAGTCGGTTAACGATTGGGGGTCATCCGGTCTTAAAGGCATAA
- the emtA gene encoding membrane-bound lytic murein transglycosylase EmtA, translating into MKLRWFAFLIVLLAGCSSKHDYQNPAWNPEVPVKRAMQWMPISEQAGKAWGVSPRLITAIIAVESGGNPTLVSKSNAVGLMQLKASTAGREVYRYMGWSGQPSTSELKNPERNISMGTAYLSILEHGVLKGIEDPEVMQYALVVSYVNGAGALLRTFSSDRKEAIEEINGMDKDEFFEHVAKNHPAPQAPRYIWKVQKAMDAM; encoded by the coding sequence GTGAAATTGAGATGGTTTGCTTTTTTGATTGTGTTGCTGGCTGGCTGTAGTTCAAAACATGACTATCAAAACCCGGCATGGAACCCGGAAGTACCTGTGAAACGGGCCATGCAGTGGATGCCGATCAGCGAACAGGCGGGCAAAGCCTGGGGTGTCAGCCCGCGGCTGATCACGGCGATCATTGCCGTGGAATCCGGCGGTAACCCAACGCTTGTCAGCAAATCCAATGCCGTGGGGTTAATGCAGCTTAAGGCCTCAACTGCCGGCAGAGAGGTCTATCGCTATATGGGCTGGAGCGGTCAGCCGTCAACCAGCGAGCTGAAAAACCCGGAACGTAACATCTCCATGGGCACGGCTTATTTGAGTATTCTGGAACACGGCGTGCTGAAGGGAATCGAGGATCCTGAAGTGATGCAGTATGCGCTGGTGGTCTCTTACGTGAACGGCGCGGGTGCGCTGCTCAGGACGTTCTCATCGGACCGTAAAGAGGCGATAGAAGAGATTAACGGCATGGACAAAGACGAGTTCTTTGAACACGTAGCGAAAAATCATCCGGCACCACAGGCTCCGCGTTATATCTGGAAAGTACAGAAAGCGATGGATGCCATGTAA
- a CDS encoding flagellar brake protein, with product MSNYSEQFLKQNPLAVLGVLRDLQKGEVPLRISWSNNQFISKILDASAERLVIDLGSQEHENRAALRAEKISVMAETHGAKVEFVLPRLELSEFGGLPAFVTPLPANLWFVQRREYFRISAPLHPAYFGKAKMPDKKEIRFRLFDLSLGGMGALMDTPKPDGLVEGMRFTQIELDMGGWGRFYFDAQLIAISERKVVDSKNETIVTPRLSFRFLNVGPGAERELQRIIYSLEREARERANKVL from the coding sequence GTGAGTAATTACAGTGAGCAGTTCCTGAAGCAAAATCCGCTGGCTGTATTAGGGGTATTGCGTGACCTGCAAAAAGGCGAGGTGCCGCTGCGCATCAGCTGGTCAAACAATCAGTTCATCAGCAAGATCCTGGATGCGTCTGCAGAGAGGCTGGTCATCGACCTGGGCAGTCAGGAGCATGAAAACCGCGCCGCGCTGCGGGCGGAGAAAATCTCGGTGATGGCAGAAACGCACGGCGCAAAAGTGGAATTTGTCCTGCCGCGCCTGGAGCTGAGCGAATTCGGCGGTCTTCCGGCGTTTGTCACCCCGCTGCCGGCCAACCTCTGGTTTGTTCAGCGCCGTGAATATTTTCGTATCAGTGCCCCGCTGCACCCTGCCTATTTTGGTAAGGCCAAAATGCCGGACAAAAAAGAGATCCGCTTTCGCCTGTTTGACCTCTCCCTGGGCGGCATGGGTGCGCTGATGGATACGCCAAAGCCTGACGGACTGGTAGAAGGCATGCGATTTACCCAAATCGAACTGGATATGGGAGGCTGGGGGCGTTTTTACTTTGATGCGCAGCTGATTGCCATCAGCGAGCGTAAGGTGGTCGACAGCAAAAATGAAACGATCGTCACGCCACGTCTGAGCTTCCGCTTCCTGAACGTCGGGCCGGGCGCAGAGCGCGAACTGCAACGGATTATCTATTCTCTTGAGCGAGAAGCGCGGGAGCGGGCGAATAAAGTGTTGTGA
- a CDS encoding GlsB/YeaQ/YmgE family stress response membrane protein encodes MGIIAWIIFGLIAGAIAKLIMPGNDGGGFILTCVLGVVGAVVGGWLATMFGFGGSISGFDLHSFLVAVVGAIVVLGIFRLLRRA; translated from the coding sequence ATGGGTATTATCGCGTGGATCATCTTTGGTCTTATTGCCGGGGCTATCGCTAAACTCATCATGCCGGGAAATGATGGCGGCGGCTTTATATTGACCTGTGTGCTCGGTGTTGTTGGTGCGGTTGTTGGCGGCTGGCTGGCGACGATGTTTGGCTTTGGCGGCAGCATCAGTGGTTTTGACCTGCACAGTTTCCTGGTGGCTGTGGTGGGCGCCATTGTTGTTCTGGGCATATTCAGGTTACTCAGACGGGCATAG
- a CDS encoding TonB-dependent siderophore receptor has translation MNTSRFAVCALAGAVTLALQAQAFAEESTILVTGSEQGSVLPAWTNSATKSAVAESKTPQVIDTVSAQQIEQRHASSVNEILRYVPGVSTELRGNTTYMSEYKIRGFTVDQEFYNGLQLPYNVTGNTKARIDPLLIESVDILKGPSSVLYGGGSPGGLVNIQSKKPQKAARTEFGFNTGNRNLKEGYLDSTGQIADSDWNYRLLGKATENDDQPHTTRYENYLVAPSVTWQPDNKTRLTIDALAQNSPSLSPSNPLPLAYLRSKYADRRDYAGDEWSGFKQRQWMLGYSFEHEFDSGWGFNQKARYFDVDTHQRSVYATGTGSEVYQLNRFAYTTDEDLKSFNIDNQVTKTVALGEWKHHLLAGFDYQKLNSHFYYRYASTTPGIDMRNPDYSQINERDLGLYTGQKNRLSYQQNGYYLQDQVEFGGLNLLASLRYDDYRSVTSNYLQNGDKAWVSQDRVTKRLGALYAFENGLSPFISYSEGFAPVSPQGTLTAKDVKPTTSKQVEGGVKYLLAEYATTFTASVFNIRQKNVVTSDPGFLNYSQTGEVESKGAELSVVSRPTDNVTLIANYAYTHLINTEDDKYQGKRPTQVPENAFNLWGDYTFDNTPLRGLMLGAGARYTGPMEISPNNDAGKLGGTMQYDLAASYRMGEILPSLEGLTLKASAQNITNKETLTCYDATNCWIGRDRTYQLGASYSF, from the coding sequence ATGAACACCTCACGTTTTGCAGTATGCGCGTTGGCAGGAGCCGTGACGCTGGCATTACAGGCACAGGCATTTGCGGAAGAATCCACCATTCTTGTCACCGGCTCTGAGCAGGGCAGCGTTCTCCCCGCATGGACGAACAGCGCAACCAAATCGGCGGTGGCCGAAAGTAAAACGCCGCAGGTGATCGATACCGTCTCTGCGCAGCAAATTGAGCAACGCCATGCCAGTTCCGTGAACGAAATCCTGCGCTATGTTCCGGGCGTTTCGACAGAGCTGCGTGGAAACACCACGTACATGAGCGAGTATAAAATTCGTGGCTTTACGGTCGACCAGGAGTTCTACAACGGCCTGCAGCTGCCGTATAACGTCACCGGAAACACCAAAGCGCGCATCGATCCGCTGCTGATTGAGAGCGTCGATATCCTTAAAGGGCCATCTTCTGTGCTCTACGGCGGCGGCTCCCCGGGTGGGCTGGTGAACATTCAAAGCAAAAAGCCGCAAAAAGCTGCCCGCACCGAGTTTGGCTTCAACACCGGTAACCGCAATCTGAAAGAGGGCTATCTCGACTCGACCGGACAAATCGCCGACAGCGACTGGAACTACCGTCTGCTGGGTAAAGCCACTGAAAATGACGATCAACCCCATACCACGCGGTATGAAAACTACCTGGTCGCACCGTCGGTTACGTGGCAGCCGGACAACAAAACGCGTCTCACCATTGATGCGCTGGCGCAAAACTCCCCGAGCCTGTCACCATCCAACCCGTTGCCGCTTGCTTACCTGCGCTCGAAGTATGCCGATCGCCGTGATTACGCCGGGGATGAATGGAGCGGTTTTAAACAGCGTCAGTGGATGCTGGGTTACAGCTTTGAACATGAGTTTGACAGCGGCTGGGGCTTTAACCAGAAGGCACGGTACTTTGATGTCGACACCCATCAGCGCAGCGTTTACGCCACGGGGACGGGGAGTGAGGTCTACCAGCTTAACCGTTTTGCTTACACCACGGATGAGGATCTGAAGAGTTTCAACATTGATAACCAGGTAACCAAAACCGTGGCGCTGGGGGAATGGAAACATCACCTGTTGGCCGGGTTTGACTATCAAAAGCTGAACTCTCACTTCTACTACCGTTATGCCTCGACAACGCCCGGCATTGATATGCGAAATCCTGACTATTCGCAAATCAATGAACGCGATCTCGGGTTGTATACGGGGCAGAAAAATCGTCTGAGCTACCAACAAAACGGCTATTACCTGCAGGATCAGGTGGAATTTGGCGGCTTAAATCTGCTGGCCAGCCTGCGCTATGACGATTACCGCTCGGTGACCAGCAATTATCTGCAGAACGGCGACAAAGCCTGGGTCTCGCAGGACCGCGTGACCAAACGCCTGGGCGCGCTTTACGCGTTTGAGAATGGGCTGTCACCGTTCATCAGCTACTCCGAAGGGTTTGCCCCGGTGTCGCCGCAGGGCACGCTCACGGCCAAAGACGTTAAACCAACAACCAGCAAACAGGTTGAAGGCGGGGTGAAATACCTGCTGGCAGAGTACGCCACAACCTTTACCGCCTCGGTGTTTAATATCCGTCAGAAAAATGTCGTCACCTCCGATCCGGGCTTCCTGAATTACAGCCAGACCGGCGAAGTGGAATCCAAAGGTGCCGAGCTCTCGGTCGTCAGCCGTCCGACGGATAACGTGACCCTGATTGCCAACTATGCCTATACCCATCTGATCAATACCGAAGATGATAAATACCAGGGCAAACGACCAACGCAGGTGCCGGAAAATGCGTTCAACCTGTGGGGAGATTACACCTTTGACAATACGCCGCTGAGGGGGCTGATGCTGGGGGCGGGGGCACGCTACACCGGTCCAATGGAAATTTCACCGAACAACGATGCGGGCAAACTGGGTGGCACCATGCAGTACGATCTGGCTGCTTCCTATCGTATGGGTGAAATCCTGCCGTCGCTGGAGGGGTTAACCCTCAAAGCCAGCGCGCAAAACATCACCAATAAAGAGACGCTGACCTGCTACGACGCCACGAACTGCTGGATTGGGCGTGACCGCACGTATCAGTTGGGGGCGAGTTACAGCTTCTGA
- a CDS encoding alpha,alpha-trehalase, which yields MITPQKLRPRLLPLVLGSALLAVAATGNAEEMHSDQTNSPDILLGPLFNDVQSAKLFPDQKTFADAVPKSDPLTILADYRMQRRQSGFDLRHFVDMNFTLPAEGEKYVPPAGQSLREHIDGLWPVLTRTTDKASNKWDSLLPLPKPYVVPGGRFREVYYWDSYFTMLGLAESDHWDKISDMVDNFAYELDTWGHIPNGNRSYYLSRSQPPFFSLMVELLATHDSEALKKYRPQMEKEYAYWMEGADALQAGQANKRVVKLEDGSLLNRYWDDRDTPRPESWLDDITTAKSNPNRPATEIYRDLRSAAASGWDFSSRWMDDPQKLGTIRTTSIVPVDLNALMFKMEKLLARASQESGDAASASKYEALATARQQAMEKYLWNEKEGWYADYDLKSKKVRNQLTAAALFPLYLKAAAQDRADKVAAATSSRLLKPGGITTTTVNSGQQWDAPNGWAPLQWVATEGLQNYGQNKVAMDVTWRFLKNVQHTYDREQKLVEKYDVSSTGTGGGGGEYPLQDGFGWSNGVTLKMLDLVCPKEKPCDSVPENQPAANEEAAPVKSTAQ from the coding sequence ATGATAACCCCTCAAAAGCTGCGCCCTCGCCTCTTACCTCTGGTTCTGGGCAGTGCGTTGCTCGCGGTTGCCGCGACAGGCAACGCAGAAGAAATGCACTCTGACCAGACGAATTCACCGGATATCTTGCTCGGCCCTCTCTTTAACGATGTCCAGAGCGCCAAACTTTTCCCCGATCAAAAAACCTTTGCCGATGCGGTACCGAAAAGCGATCCCCTGACGATTCTGGCCGACTACCGCATGCAGCGTCGTCAGTCCGGGTTTGATTTACGCCATTTTGTGGATATGAACTTCACGCTTCCCGCGGAAGGGGAAAAATATGTTCCTCCTGCCGGGCAGAGCCTGCGTGAGCATATTGACGGGCTGTGGCCCGTGCTTACCCGCACCACCGATAAAGCCAGTAACAAGTGGGATTCGCTCCTGCCGTTACCTAAACCCTACGTCGTGCCGGGCGGACGTTTCCGCGAGGTCTACTACTGGGACAGCTATTTCACCATGTTGGGGCTGGCGGAAAGTGACCACTGGGACAAAATCAGCGATATGGTGGACAACTTCGCCTACGAGCTGGATACGTGGGGACACATTCCGAACGGCAACCGCAGTTACTACCTGAGCCGCTCCCAGCCGCCGTTTTTCTCGCTGATGGTTGAACTGCTGGCGACGCACGACAGCGAGGCGCTGAAGAAATACCGTCCACAAATGGAAAAGGAGTACGCCTACTGGATGGAGGGCGCCGATGCGCTGCAGGCCGGACAAGCCAACAAACGGGTGGTGAAGCTGGAGGATGGCTCACTGCTCAACCGCTACTGGGATGATCGCGATACGCCACGTCCGGAGTCATGGCTTGACGATATCACCACGGCCAAAAGCAACCCTAACCGTCCGGCGACGGAGATCTACCGCGATTTACGCTCTGCGGCGGCCTCAGGCTGGGACTTTAGCTCCCGCTGGATGGACGATCCGCAAAAGCTGGGCACCATCCGCACCACCAGCATTGTGCCGGTGGATCTGAACGCCCTGATGTTCAAGATGGAAAAACTGCTCGCCCGGGCAAGCCAGGAGAGCGGCGATGCCGCCAGCGCGAGCAAATATGAGGCGCTGGCCACGGCACGCCAGCAGGCGATGGAGAAGTATCTGTGGAACGAAAAAGAGGGGTGGTATGCGGATTACGATCTGAAGAGCAAGAAGGTGCGTAATCAGCTTACGGCTGCGGCCCTCTTCCCGCTGTATTTGAAGGCGGCGGCACAGGATCGCGCCGATAAAGTGGCTGCTGCGACGTCCTCACGCCTGCTGAAACCGGGTGGCATAACGACCACCACCGTCAACAGCGGCCAGCAGTGGGATGCCCCCAATGGCTGGGCGCCGCTGCAGTGGGTCGCGACAGAAGGGTTGCAGAATTATGGCCAGAATAAGGTGGCGATGGATGTCACCTGGCGTTTCCTGAAAAATGTTCAGCACACCTACGATCGCGAGCAGAAACTGGTGGAAAAATATGACGTCTCCTCCACCGGTACGGGCGGCGGCGGTGGCGAGTATCCGCTGCAGGATGGATTCGGCTGGAGCAACGGCGTGACGCTGAAGATGCTGGACCTGGTCTGTCCGAAAGAGAAACCGTGTGACAGCGTGCCGGAGAATCAACCTGCGGCGAATGAAGAGGCTGCGCCGGTGAAAAGTACGGCGCAGTAG
- a CDS encoding glycoside-pentoside-hexuronide (GPH):cation symporter → MSVSEKIPVREKIGYSLGDAASHIVFDSSVAILAYYYTDIYGLPPAVMGTMFLLVRLLDAITDPVMGAIADATSTRWGRFRPWLLAICVPFAVSCVLVYSIPDFTETGKIYYAVGAYIFMTLMYTAINIPYCSLGAALTSDPRENLSLQSWRFAITPIGGALGTALILPLADYLYPGDRATGIQVAMALFGAIGCVMFIICFVTTKERVQPIKEENLNIARDVKILFRNDQWRILSIYNFMMLVAVVIRGGAVVYYVNTVLNKGADIISYFMLGGMLASMFGSVLAQPFGTRFCKVKLSFWINILNAVLGVACFWLPLEFWVIPLIAHVLIQIVQGGNGALQWSMITDANNYGEWKTQRRITGMNVAANIFVIKLGVAVGGAILGWVLAWFNYQSNSTVQSESAVQGVILLFTLIPSLFYLLTAFSIKFYKLTENVMNGVVSDLNKGEFANS, encoded by the coding sequence ATGTCAGTGAGTGAAAAAATTCCGGTCCGGGAAAAAATAGGCTACAGCCTGGGAGATGCCGCGAGCCATATTGTATTTGACTCATCGGTTGCCATTCTGGCGTATTACTATACCGATATTTATGGCTTACCCCCGGCCGTAATGGGAACCATGTTTCTTTTGGTCCGTTTATTAGATGCCATTACCGACCCCGTTATGGGAGCGATTGCCGATGCAACTTCCACGCGCTGGGGACGTTTTCGTCCCTGGCTGCTGGCGATATGCGTTCCTTTCGCGGTGAGTTGCGTATTGGTTTATTCCATTCCGGATTTTACCGAAACAGGCAAAATTTATTATGCCGTCGGGGCGTATATATTTATGACTCTGATGTATACCGCCATTAATATCCCCTATTGCTCCCTGGGCGCTGCGCTTACGTCCGATCCACGGGAAAACCTCTCGTTGCAGTCCTGGCGCTTTGCCATCACCCCGATTGGTGGCGCGCTTGGTACCGCGCTTATTCTTCCCCTCGCGGACTATCTCTACCCCGGCGACAGGGCGACCGGCATTCAGGTGGCGATGGCGCTGTTTGGTGCAATCGGCTGCGTGATGTTTATCATTTGTTTTGTGACCACCAAAGAGCGTGTCCAGCCGATCAAAGAGGAGAATCTGAACATCGCCCGGGACGTTAAAATCCTCTTTCGTAACGATCAGTGGCGCATTCTCTCGATCTACAACTTTATGATGCTGGTGGCGGTGGTGATCCGCGGTGGCGCGGTGGTCTATTACGTCAATACCGTGCTCAACAAGGGGGCCGACATTATCTCGTACTTTATGCTGGGCGGGATGCTGGCCTCGATGTTTGGTTCGGTTCTGGCGCAACCGTTCGGTACCCGTTTTTGTAAGGTTAAACTCTCGTTCTGGATCAATATTCTCAATGCGGTGTTAGGCGTGGCCTGCTTCTGGCTACCGCTGGAGTTCTGGGTCATTCCACTGATTGCCCATGTGCTCATTCAGATTGTTCAGGGCGGTAACGGCGCGTTGCAGTGGTCAATGATTACTGATGCAAATAATTACGGTGAATGGAAAACTCAGCGTCGTATTACAGGTATGAATGTTGCGGCCAATATTTTCGTGATCAAATTAGGTGTCGCCGTCGGGGGGGCGATTCTGGGCTGGGTGCTGGCCTGGTTTAATTACCAGTCGAACAGTACGGTACAGTCGGAATCCGCCGTTCAGGGTGTCATTCTGCTGTTTACGTTAATCCCTTCACTCTTTTATTTACTCACCGCTTTTTCAATCAAGTTTTATAAATTAACCGAAAACGTCATGAATGGCGTGGTGAGTGATTTAAATAAAGGCGAATTCGCTAACTCTTAA
- a CDS encoding carbohydrate porin, with the protein MKVKYLALLVSAFCSTAAMAANDTQRLEDKLAQLEARLEKAETRAAKAEAQIQVLEQQQQTVVAANPVVVGSTEPATAQTAPKLTLSGYGDIKFYGDVEFNMDAASKTGSLTSMKTTANKDWAPGNHERWDINGRLLLGFDGYKRMENGNFAGFSVQPLADLTGKMNLDDAVFFFGTENDWKVKVGRFEAYDMFPLNQDTFVEYSGNTANDLYSDGYGYIYMMKEGRGRSDSGGNFLLSKTLGNWYLEVNTLLEDGSSLFVDQQYHGVDLDNDKNVAYVRPVIAWQEGNFSTAIAMESNLVNNAYGYHDASGRWVDQSDRTGYGFTMTWNGQKTDPDDGIVANLNTAYMDATDETDFTAGVNALWRNVELGYIYAHNQIDNFNTANFNADCDGDCWVTDPGDYDIHTIHASYLIPNVMKMKNFNIYLGVYASWVEAHPNDGDDRNDDRYGGRVRFKYYF; encoded by the coding sequence ATGAAAGTGAAATACCTTGCACTGCTCGTCAGTGCGTTTTGTTCTACCGCAGCAATGGCAGCAAATGATACGCAACGTCTGGAAGATAAACTGGCGCAACTGGAGGCGCGCCTCGAAAAGGCTGAAACAAGGGCGGCAAAGGCAGAAGCACAAATTCAGGTTCTGGAACAACAGCAGCAAACCGTGGTGGCCGCAAATCCTGTTGTGGTTGGATCCACAGAGCCTGCGACAGCGCAAACGGCACCGAAGCTCACGTTATCCGGCTACGGTGATATTAAATTTTATGGTGACGTCGAATTTAATATGGATGCGGCCAGCAAGACCGGCAGTTTAACCTCCATGAAAACGACAGCCAATAAAGACTGGGCACCCGGTAACCATGAACGCTGGGATATTAACGGGCGTCTGCTGCTGGGGTTTGACGGCTATAAGCGAATGGAAAACGGCAATTTTGCCGGTTTCTCCGTACAGCCGCTGGCGGACTTAACGGGCAAAATGAACCTGGATGACGCGGTCTTCTTCTTTGGCACGGAAAACGACTGGAAGGTAAAAGTTGGCCGTTTTGAAGCCTATGATATGTTCCCGCTGAACCAGGATACCTTCGTAGAATATTCCGGCAACACCGCCAACGATCTCTACAGCGATGGTTACGGCTATATCTATATGATGAAAGAGGGGCGCGGTCGTAGCGACAGCGGAGGTAACTTCCTGCTGAGTAAAACCCTGGGCAACTGGTATCTCGAGGTTAACACGCTGCTGGAAGACGGCAGCTCGCTGTTTGTTGACCAGCAGTATCATGGCGTGGACCTGGATAACGATAAAAACGTCGCCTACGTCCGCCCGGTGATTGCCTGGCAGGAAGGAAACTTCTCGACCGCTATCGCGATGGAGAGCAACCTCGTCAACAACGCCTACGGCTACCACGATGCGTCCGGAAGATGGGTCGACCAGTCTGACCGCACCGGCTATGGCTTTACCATGACCTGGAACGGGCAAAAAACCGATCCGGATGACGGTATCGTTGCCAACCTGAATACCGCCTACATGGATGCCACCGACGAGACGGATTTCACCGCGGGCGTGAATGCCTTATGGCGCAATGTAGAGCTGGGCTATATCTATGCGCATAACCAGATCGATAATTTCAACACCGCCAACTTTAATGCGGACTGTGATGGCGACTGCTGGGTGACCGATCCCGGCGATTATGATATTCACACTATTCATGCGTCGTACCTGATCCCGAACGTCATGAAGATGAAGAATTTCAATATCTATCTTGGCGTGTACGCCTCCTGGGTTGAAGCACATCCGAATGACGGCGATGACCGCAACGACGATCGCTACGGCGGGCGCGTGCGCTTCAAATACTACTTCTGA
- a CDS encoding AraC family transcriptional regulator → MTAQSPDLISELLRGMRLSGVKYRRIEASAPFGVAFHQAPGKAQFHFVSRGNALLRMESGATFTLNGGDALFIPNGNAHALLSDEQATITPVSAFPSEPICSSVCAITCEPCPDSENTVIFSGCMDFELGGMQPLIKAMPEVMMVSRLMSTWPEIHPLLAAMERESMTRQAGFAGILARLADVVAALIVRGWVEGGCGKATGWVQVLRDPRLSRAIYAMHQQPGLNWSVADLAKEAGTSRSVFAERFLAATGTTPAKYLSELRMRLAIQYIRHENQPIETVALRLGYGSLAAFSRAFKRIIGHAPGTLRETSQTPEEA, encoded by the coding sequence ATGACCGCTCAGTCCCCCGATCTGATCAGCGAGCTGTTACGCGGAATGCGCCTGTCGGGCGTGAAATACCGCCGCATTGAAGCCAGCGCACCCTTTGGCGTGGCGTTCCACCAGGCGCCTGGCAAAGCACAGTTTCATTTTGTCAGCCGCGGCAATGCCCTGCTGCGTATGGAGAGTGGCGCAACATTCACCTTAAACGGCGGTGATGCCCTGTTTATACCAAACGGTAATGCGCACGCCCTGCTCTCGGACGAACAGGCCACCATCACCCCGGTCAGCGCGTTTCCCAGTGAACCTATCTGCAGCTCGGTCTGCGCCATCACCTGCGAGCCGTGTCCGGACAGCGAGAACACCGTCATTTTCAGCGGATGCATGGATTTTGAGCTGGGCGGGATGCAACCGCTCATCAAAGCGATGCCGGAGGTGATGATGGTGAGCCGGTTGATGTCCACCTGGCCGGAGATCCACCCGCTGCTGGCGGCGATGGAGCGCGAATCCATGACGCGTCAGGCCGGATTCGCCGGGATCCTCGCGCGGCTGGCAGACGTGGTGGCGGCGCTAATCGTGCGGGGCTGGGTTGAAGGAGGCTGCGGAAAAGCCACCGGCTGGGTGCAGGTACTGCGCGACCCGCGTCTGAGCCGGGCCATTTACGCCATGCACCAGCAGCCGGGTCTGAACTGGAGCGTGGCGGATCTGGCAAAAGAGGCTGGCACCTCCCGCTCGGTGTTTGCGGAACGTTTTCTCGCCGCGACGGGCACCACCCCGGCGAAATACCTCAGCGAGTTGAGGATGCGCCTGGCCATTCAGTACATTCGCCATGAAAATCAGCCTATTGAAACGGTCGCGCTGCGCCTGGGTTACGGATCCCTTGCGGCGTTTAGCCGGGCGTTCAAGCGAATTATCGGCCATGCGCCGGGCACGCTGCGGGAGACCAGCCAGACCCCGGAAGAGGCCTGA